Proteins from a single region of Limosilactobacillus fermentum:
- a CDS encoding MFS transporter — translation MVVGNLSLIAHTYHQTLSQSASIVSVFAWTYAIATPLLALSTNRFNKRSLFLTLLAVFLAGTLLSAFAPSLPIFLFSRVMTTSVAGLMESLMSVIAYQLATTDQQRSMLVAWIYTGFSIASVVGNPLGTFIANLWRWQDAFIMVAIITVLATVVATNLIPKDLVNEPAFFKEQLVLFSDRRIQLAIVFAICSAGMIFGYYTYIRSLIHQTLGFSLTALSLVLLLLGVLDVFANQLSGRLAAKNGIKRLRPFYVLDLVLLALFQFSMQNAWTGLLLLCALVFFFALFGSPIQIFVLDVASHDYPQATTLASTLNAIFYNVGVAVSSFTATQTLKVAGLPDLGWNSLVYCAVALLVLLTLVRMTDREAMRG, via the coding sequence ATGGTCGTCGGCAACCTTTCCTTGATTGCCCACACCTACCACCAGACCCTGAGCCAAAGCGCTTCGATCGTCTCGGTCTTTGCCTGGACCTACGCGATTGCGACCCCGCTCCTGGCGCTGTCGACCAACCGCTTCAATAAGCGCTCCTTGTTCTTGACCCTGCTGGCGGTCTTTTTAGCCGGCACCCTCTTGAGCGCCTTTGCCCCCAGCCTACCGATCTTCTTATTTTCGCGGGTGATGACCACCTCGGTAGCGGGCTTGATGGAGTCCTTGATGTCGGTGATCGCCTACCAACTCGCCACCACCGATCAGCAACGGTCCATGCTGGTCGCCTGGATCTACACCGGCTTTAGCATCGCTTCGGTGGTCGGCAATCCCCTGGGGACCTTCATCGCCAACCTCTGGCGCTGGCAAGACGCCTTCATTATGGTCGCCATTATAACGGTGTTGGCGACCGTAGTGGCCACCAACTTGATCCCCAAAGACCTGGTCAACGAACCAGCTTTCTTTAAAGAGCAGTTGGTACTCTTCTCCGACCGCCGGATCCAACTAGCGATCGTCTTTGCCATTTGCTCGGCCGGGATGATCTTTGGTTACTACACCTACATCCGCTCGTTGATACACCAAACCCTCGGCTTTTCGCTCACTGCCCTGTCGCTGGTCCTCTTGTTACTAGGGGTGTTGGACGTTTTTGCCAACCAATTATCGGGACGCCTCGCCGCCAAAAATGGGATAAAACGGCTGCGCCCCTTCTACGTTCTTGACCTGGTGCTATTAGCGCTCTTCCAATTCAGCATGCAAAACGCCTGGACTGGGCTGTTGCTGCTGTGCGCACTCGTCTTTTTCTTTGCCCTGTTTGGCTCCCCGATTCAGATCTTTGTCTTAGACGTCGCCAGCCACGATTACCCCCAGGCCACCACGCTGGCGTCCACGTTAAACGCCATCTTCTACAACGTTGGGGTCGCGGTAAGCTCCTTTACCGCCACCCAAACCCTCAAGGTGGCCGGCCTCCCCGACCTCGGCTGGAACTCCCTGGTCTACTGTGCGGTCGCCCTACTAGTCTTGCTAACCCTGGTCCGGATGACGGACCGCGAGGCTATGCGGGGCTAG
- the asnB gene encoding asparagine synthase B: MCGFLAVDSKEFDLTTFCDALEKNVDRGPDMTETVEEDAVMFGFNRLSIMDLSDDGMQPFKGEDCTLVCNGEIYNFLQLKENLKDGFSFQSSSDCEVLIPLYRKYGLDTMCKMLDAEFAFVLYDKVAKKVVAGRDPIGIRPMFYGYTKERGEIAFGSTAKTLMDLCDQIFPFPPGHYYDGEKFVTYRDPAMVTRMHTPSFAEATTGIRDYLVKGVEKRLHADAPVGYLLSGGLDSSLVCSIASKLMPGKKLRTFAIGMDRNPIDLKYAREVADYLGTDHTEFIMTRDDVLGALREVIYTLETWDITTIRASIGMYLLCKKIHETTDLKVILTGECSDEMFGYKYTDYAPNAEAFQSESMKRVRELYMYDVLRADRCISANSLEGRVPFADLDFVEYVMSLDPDMKMNHYDKGKYLLRMAFAGQDYLPDDILMREKAAFSDAVGHSLVDDLKEYADAKYTDEDVAKASEKYAYKTPFTKESLLYRDIFEEFFPGKAEWIKDYWMPNSDWEGCDVDDPSARVLSNYGDSGK, translated from the coding sequence ATGTGCGGATTTTTAGCTGTTGATTCTAAGGAATTTGATTTAACGACCTTTTGCGACGCACTGGAGAAAAACGTTGACCGCGGCCCGGACATGACCGAAACCGTCGAAGAAGACGCGGTGATGTTTGGTTTTAACCGCCTGTCGATCATGGACCTGTCCGATGACGGGATGCAACCCTTCAAGGGCGAAGATTGCACCCTGGTCTGCAACGGAGAAATCTACAACTTCTTACAGCTCAAGGAGAACTTAAAAGACGGCTTCAGCTTCCAAAGCTCTAGTGACTGCGAAGTTTTGATCCCGCTCTACCGTAAGTACGGGTTGGACACCATGTGCAAGATGCTCGACGCCGAGTTCGCCTTCGTCTTATACGACAAGGTGGCCAAGAAGGTCGTGGCCGGGCGTGACCCGATCGGGATCCGGCCAATGTTTTACGGCTACACCAAGGAGAGGGGCGAAATCGCCTTTGGTTCCACGGCCAAGACCCTGATGGACTTGTGCGACCAAATCTTCCCGTTCCCACCGGGCCACTACTACGACGGCGAAAAGTTCGTTACCTACCGCGACCCAGCCATGGTTACCCGGATGCACACGCCAAGTTTTGCAGAAGCCACGACCGGCATCCGTGATTACCTGGTCAAGGGGGTGGAAAAACGGCTCCACGCTGACGCTCCGGTCGGCTACCTGTTGTCCGGGGGGCTGGATTCTTCCCTCGTTTGCTCGATCGCATCTAAGTTAATGCCGGGCAAGAAGTTACGGACCTTTGCGATCGGGATGGACCGCAACCCGATCGATCTCAAGTACGCCCGTGAAGTTGCCGACTACTTAGGCACTGACCACACCGAATTCATCATGACTCGCGACGATGTTTTAGGGGCGCTACGTGAGGTCATTTATACCCTGGAAACCTGGGACATTACGACCATCCGGGCCTCGATCGGGATGTACCTCTTGTGCAAGAAGATCCACGAAACGACCGACCTGAAGGTGATCCTGACCGGGGAATGCTCCGACGAAATGTTCGGCTACAAGTACACCGACTACGCCCCGAACGCCGAAGCCTTCCAAAGCGAATCGATGAAGCGGGTCCGCGAACTCTACATGTACGACGTGCTGCGGGCCGACCGCTGCATCTCGGCTAACTCGCTTGAAGGCCGGGTGCCGTTTGCCGACCTCGACTTCGTGGAATACGTGATGTCCTTAGACCCGGACATGAAGATGAACCACTACGACAAGGGGAAGTACCTGTTGCGGATGGCCTTTGCCGGACAAGACTACTTGCCAGACGACATCCTGATGCGGGAAAAGGCGGCCTTCTCCGACGCCGTTGGCCACTCCCTGGTCGACGACTTAAAGGAATACGCCGACGCCAAGTACACGGATGAAGACGTGGCCAAGGCCAGCGAAAAGTACGCCTACAAGACGCCGTTTACCAAGGAATCCCTGCTCTACCGCGACATCTTTGAGGAATTCTTCCCGGGCAAGGCCGAATGGATCAAGGACTACTGGATGCCAAACAGCGACTGGGAAGGTTGCGACGTTGACGACCCGTCCGCTCGCGTCCTATCCAACTACGGGGACTCGGGCAAGTAG
- a CDS encoding YSIRK-type signal peptide-containing protein (The YSIRK form of extended signal peptide directs nascent proteins to the cross-wall site, while signal peptides lacking YSIRK direct proteins instead to the cell pole. A large fraction of YSIRK proteins are surface proteins anchored by sortase-mediated processing of a C-terminal LPXTG motif.) gives MRALVADRHLKEKITIMVGKNNQNLLEQKMGQRYTRWSIWRLSIGVFSVAVASGVFLFSSVALGPTAHAATNPEEVGALSSSTSATSGEANATIAVASGQSQAAAASSAAATSDSAVASQASATSDAASAASTSSASAMPARRAVRRMLATATSEYENVPSTGETTITKSDPGNMPAGVYKNVPADQYVFEALIVNGGEYEDVGHTITFATDRAGKGILYVYEEDANHHLVNSYTLGKDQSELSQSLYGDLTYYNGDGTMVVDSYMSNSMYARPSMNYLWFFGRPTSSQYLNTSKYYNLTDIVPKLLTQKVYYVDIDTGQQLAAPFETRSLTGQTYKISNTKEFEHFKLVKSPAEINGSVSQFVNDGTTVYPYKGYNWRGISWQYIFEKLTTYLYQDLVNGTGEDPLLKKKVDANELGLKTGRGFFDLEGDAGKQIVADRDKALLELLKKDQEQ, from the coding sequence ATGCGGGCGCTCGTGGCGGATAGACATCTCAAGGAGAAGATTACGATTATGGTTGGGAAAAACAATCAAAACTTACTTGAGCAGAAGATGGGCCAACGCTACACCCGTTGGTCGATTTGGCGCCTAAGCATCGGGGTCTTTTCCGTTGCGGTCGCCTCGGGGGTCTTCTTGTTCTCGAGCGTGGCCTTAGGGCCAACTGCCCACGCCGCTACTAACCCCGAAGAAGTCGGGGCGCTCAGCTCGTCAACCAGCGCCACCAGTGGGGAAGCCAATGCCACGATTGCGGTGGCTTCTGGGCAAAGCCAAGCCGCCGCTGCTTCCAGCGCCGCCGCGACGAGTGACAGCGCCGTTGCTAGCCAGGCCAGCGCCACCAGTGATGCAGCCAGCGCCGCCAGTACCAGTTCCGCTAGCGCTATGCCTGCTCGCCGGGCCGTCCGTCGGATGTTAGCAACCGCGACGAGTGAGTACGAAAACGTGCCGTCGACTGGGGAGACGACGATTACCAAAAGCGACCCGGGGAACATGCCGGCTGGGGTGTATAAGAATGTACCAGCCGATCAATACGTGTTTGAAGCGTTGATTGTTAATGGTGGTGAGTATGAAGACGTTGGTCACACGATCACCTTTGCAACTGATCGGGCGGGGAAGGGGATTCTCTATGTATATGAAGAGGATGCCAACCACCATTTGGTAAACAGTTACACGCTAGGCAAGGACCAGTCAGAGTTATCGCAGAGTTTATACGGGGACTTAACATACTACAATGGTGACGGGACGATGGTTGTTGATTCGTACATGTCGAATTCAATGTACGCCAGGCCTTCGATGAACTACCTGTGGTTCTTTGGGCGGCCAACTAGTTCCCAATACCTTAACACCTCAAAGTACTACAATTTGACGGATATTGTTCCGAAGTTGTTGACGCAGAAGGTATACTACGTTGACATCGACACTGGTCAACAATTAGCGGCTCCGTTTGAAACGCGGTCACTGACGGGGCAAACGTATAAGATTTCTAACACCAAAGAGTTTGAGCACTTCAAGTTAGTTAAGTCACCGGCAGAAATAAATGGTTCAGTTTCTCAATTTGTTAACGATGGTACGACTGTGTACCCATATAAGGGCTACAATTGGCGGGGCATTTCGTGGCAATACATCTTTGAAAAGTTGACCACCTACCTATACCAAGACCTAGTAAACGGCACCGGGGAAGATCCGCTCTTAAAGAAAAAGGTGGACGCGAACGAACTTGGCTTAAAGACCGGGCGTGGCTTTTTCGACTTAGAAGGGGACGCCGGTAAGCAGATCGTGGCTGACCGGGATAAGGCCCTTTTGGAACTGTTGAAAAAAGACCAGGAGCAGTAA
- a CDS encoding DUF6314 family protein — MKLYDYFLGDWQLTGTSRILTGHATTMHGTWRFSPLSPDSLLLTENGEMIMGKTAAPLSFWREYRYQFAGDRVLVYFHDQPSGNYELYQAYRLDENGHLLVPDNTYLCALDTYDARFELDNAHFAQHTWVNGPQKDYRLDKELQRI, encoded by the coding sequence TTGAAGCTCTACGATTATTTTTTGGGTGACTGGCAATTGACCGGGACGTCCCGCATCTTAACGGGGCACGCCACCACCATGCACGGCACCTGGCGTTTTTCTCCGCTCTCTCCCGATAGCCTCCTGTTGACGGAGAACGGCGAAATGATCATGGGTAAAACGGCGGCGCCCCTCTCCTTTTGGCGGGAATACCGCTACCAATTTGCGGGTGACCGGGTGCTGGTCTACTTTCACGACCAACCGTCTGGTAACTATGAACTTTACCAGGCCTACCGCTTGGACGAGAACGGTCACCTCCTCGTCCCGGACAACACCTACCTGTGTGCCCTCGACACTTACGACGCCCGTTTTGAACTGGACAATGCTCACTTCGCCCAACACACCTGGGTAAACGGTCCCCAAAAGGATTACCGGTTAGATAAAGAGTTACAGCGAATATAA
- a CDS encoding LacI family DNA-binding transcriptional regulator — MEKRRQVKLEDVAALAGVSKTTVSRVLNNRGYLSEATKQRVHEAMEQLHYRPNAIARQLFTQKTNLVGLVFPTVNDPFFGQLEAGLDECLYENGYRTLMGNSQNNPQKEEQYLQLLLNHQIDGLIVGAHNQAMPDYLQTNLPIVSIERAVAPQIPVVASDNYRGGQLATQRLLDAGCQHIIHTNYPKDVMTTNQDRRKAYEDLMSQAGYPAITYEVNYDTPMEEKKAIFARLFDEYPEVDGIFADNDTNAGLIIQVAKARGRRVPEDLKVVGFDGADGTRILFPELTTVQQSIDQMAAVAVNLLEQQIAGQTNVESVTLPVTLLEGTTG, encoded by the coding sequence TTGGAAAAACGCAGACAAGTTAAGTTAGAAGACGTGGCGGCCCTGGCCGGGGTCTCCAAAACAACGGTTTCCCGGGTCCTCAACAACCGTGGCTACCTGAGCGAAGCCACCAAGCAACGGGTCCACGAGGCAATGGAACAGCTCCATTACCGCCCCAACGCAATCGCCCGCCAGCTCTTTACCCAAAAGACCAACCTGGTCGGCCTGGTCTTCCCGACCGTCAACGACCCCTTCTTTGGCCAGCTTGAAGCCGGGTTGGACGAGTGCCTGTACGAGAACGGCTACCGGACCCTGATGGGTAACAGCCAAAACAACCCGCAAAAAGAAGAGCAGTACTTACAATTGCTCTTAAACCACCAGATTGACGGCCTGATCGTCGGCGCCCACAACCAGGCGATGCCGGATTACTTGCAGACCAACTTACCGATCGTTTCGATTGAACGCGCGGTCGCCCCGCAAATTCCGGTCGTCGCCTCGGATAACTACCGCGGTGGCCAGCTGGCGACCCAGCGGCTGCTAGATGCCGGTTGCCAACACATTATCCACACCAATTACCCTAAGGACGTCATGACCACCAACCAGGACCGCCGCAAGGCCTACGAGGATCTGATGAGCCAGGCCGGTTACCCCGCCATTACCTACGAGGTTAATTACGACACCCCGATGGAGGAAAAAAAGGCCATTTTCGCCCGCCTCTTTGACGAATACCCCGAAGTCGATGGCATCTTTGCCGACAACGACACCAACGCCGGGCTGATCATCCAAGTGGCCAAGGCCCGTGGCCGCCGGGTCCCCGAGGACCTCAAGGTGGTCGGCTTCGACGGCGCGGACGGCACCCGGATCCTGTTCCCGGAACTGACGACCGTCCAACAGTCGATCGACCAAATGGCGGCGGTCGCCGTTAACCTGTTAGAACAACAGATTGCCGGCCAAACCAACGTCGAATCCGTGACCCTGCCGGTAACCCTTTTGGAAGGCACCACGGGCTAG
- a CDS encoding nucleoside 2-deoxyribosyltransferase, translating into MRIYLAGPFFSDEQIDRIARAEQALTQNQTVDSFFSPRLSDENSTPLLKEGTPEWAQMIFKKDVEEIDDADLVVAVADFVHANVDSGTAFEVGYAYHSNKPIVIVQELDEPLNLMLGQALTHYTTSVADLATLDFTNLPNHPYSGQTF; encoded by the coding sequence ATGCGCATTTACTTAGCAGGGCCTTTTTTTAGCGATGAACAAATTGACCGCATCGCCCGGGCCGAACAAGCCCTCACCCAAAACCAAACGGTCGACAGTTTCTTCTCCCCCCGCCTGTCGGATGAAAATAGCACACCCTTACTCAAGGAAGGTACGCCGGAATGGGCGCAGATGATTTTCAAAAAGGACGTCGAAGAAATTGACGACGCCGACCTAGTGGTGGCCGTGGCCGATTTTGTCCACGCCAACGTCGATTCCGGAACCGCCTTTGAAGTTGGCTACGCTTATCACTCTAACAAGCCGATCGTGATTGTGCAAGAGCTGGACGAGCCTTTGAACTTAATGCTTGGCCAAGCGCTGACCCACTACACCACTTCCGTTGCCGACCTCGCCACGCTTGACTTCACCAATTTACCCAACCACCCCTACAGTGGCCAGACATTTTAG
- a CDS encoding SLC45 family MFS transporter — MDKEKGKKMLPTLAFSTLMLMTFGNLGTSMAFALQSSNMGRIFQTLGADPTKLGFFFILPPLAGMIVQPLVGYFSDRTWIPKIGRRLPYLIIGTIVAVVVMCLLPNSGSFGFKTSTALWFGAISILFMDLSSNMSMQPFKMMISDMVNDEQKDIAWSWQTIWGNIGSVAADLFPFLLTWIGVTNVAAKGELPDSVKFSFYLGALILVVSSIFTIWKVDEYDPETYAKYHGLSEEDHIGENFFTIVKNAPKVFWTLGLVEFFAWAAFQYLWTYGTGTVAKNIWHTTNAASAAYQAAGNWFGVLSAIEVVVAIIWGLVLTKLNDKIRKPAYSFGMLVGALGFWGLSVAPTRFVSVIAFIGIGISWVTINSIPFTILTNALDGKHDGTYMGLFNCWICLPQIVASIASFALFPLLGNDIPHMLTVAGVLCFIGIFAVHVVKETSVEKGDID; from the coding sequence ATGGACAAAGAAAAAGGAAAGAAGATGCTACCAACATTAGCCTTTTCGACTTTAATGCTGATGACATTTGGTAACTTAGGAACTTCGATGGCATTTGCTTTACAAAGCTCAAATATGGGTCGTATTTTTCAGACCCTCGGTGCAGACCCTACTAAATTAGGATTCTTTTTCATCTTACCGCCACTTGCAGGGATGATCGTTCAACCACTTGTTGGCTATTTTTCTGATCGGACTTGGATTCCTAAAATTGGACGACGGCTCCCATACTTAATTATTGGGACAATTGTTGCAGTTGTTGTGATGTGTTTACTGCCCAACTCTGGTTCATTTGGTTTCAAGACGAGTACTGCCCTGTGGTTCGGTGCAATCTCCATTTTATTCATGGATCTTTCCTCTAACATGTCTATGCAACCATTCAAGATGATGATTTCTGATATGGTTAATGATGAACAAAAGGATATCGCTTGGTCTTGGCAGACTATCTGGGGTAACATTGGCTCCGTTGCTGCCGATTTGTTTCCCTTTCTCTTAACCTGGATTGGTGTCACTAACGTTGCGGCCAAGGGCGAATTGCCTGATTCAGTTAAATTTTCATTCTACCTCGGTGCTTTAATTCTTGTCGTTTCATCTATCTTCACCATTTGGAAGGTTGATGAATATGATCCTGAAACCTATGCTAAGTATCATGGTTTAAGTGAAGAAGATCATATTGGTGAAAACTTCTTTACCATTGTAAAGAATGCACCAAAAGTCTTCTGGACGTTAGGACTTGTTGAATTCTTTGCTTGGGCTGCCTTCCAATACCTGTGGACCTATGGAACAGGGACGGTTGCAAAGAATATCTGGCATACAACTAACGCTGCCAGTGCTGCTTATCAGGCCGCTGGTAACTGGTTTGGTGTTTTATCAGCAATCGAAGTTGTCGTCGCTATCATTTGGGGCTTAGTTTTGACAAAGTTGAATGATAAGATCCGTAAGCCAGCCTACTCATTTGGAATGTTAGTTGGTGCTCTCGGTTTCTGGGGCTTGTCAGTTGCTCCTACACGGTTCGTATCTGTTATTGCTTTTATTGGTATTGGGATTTCCTGGGTAACAATTAACTCAATCCCATTTACTATTTTGACTAACGCCCTTGATGGTAAGCATGATGGTACTTACATGGGCCTGTTCAATTGTTGGATTTGTCTTCCACAAATCGTTGCTTCGATTGCCTCGTTTGCTCTTTTCCCGTTATTAGGCAATGATATTCCACACATGTTAACTGTGGCTGGTGTTCTTTGCTTTATCGGTATCTTTGCGGTTCACGTTGTTAAGGAAACCTCTGTTGAAAAAGGAGATATTGATTAG
- a CDS encoding glycoside hydrolase family 13 protein, whose translation MNYAAIYHRPESEMAFLYDAKTMRIRLRTAKDDVEKVELLHGDPYSLRSLAGIRPPFYTQPTAMKKILSDDLFDYWQIAVTEPKKRLAYAFTIIGVDGTHIIYTDRGFIDPDDKKQLEDMNTYFRMPFFQGIDAFYAPEWVKKTIWYQIFPERFANGDKTNDPASTKAWDPDTRPGRQDFYGGDLQGVLDHLDHLQKLGVNGIYFNPLFKAPSNHKYDTEDYYQIDPHFGDARLFKKVVREAHKRGIRVMLDAVFNHIGDKSPQWQDVLKNGKDSRYSGWFHINKFPATYTQTDNFEFTPDATYDTFDYTPHMPKLNTASQEFQDYLLGIAKYWVENFDIDAWRLDVANEIDHHFWRRFHQEMVALKPDFYILGEIWHTSQAWLNGDEFSGVMNYSYTTAILHHFINHELSSNQMIEQLSTQLMKYRDQTNQMMFNVLDSHDTARIMTLAHNNVDLVQQTFAFTFLQPGVPSIYYGTEYGMTGENDPDCRKPMNWHPDGKAKQIFAFFQQLNELRRQNWQLLSEGELSLQVLKNGLIEVRRQFNGRELVGLFNTSNQTVTIDGNGQEVLSQNYEGRQLTQDGFLIYRK comes from the coding sequence GTGAATTATGCAGCAATTTATCACCGACCCGAAAGTGAAATGGCGTTCTTATATGATGCCAAAACGATGCGTATTCGCTTACGAACAGCAAAGGATGATGTAGAGAAAGTAGAACTTCTTCACGGTGATCCCTATAGTTTACGGAGCCTTGCTGGAATTAGGCCGCCGTTTTATACTCAACCAACAGCGATGAAGAAAATCTTGAGTGATGATCTATTTGATTACTGGCAAATTGCTGTTACAGAACCCAAGAAACGGTTAGCATACGCCTTTACAATCATAGGAGTAGATGGTACGCATATTATTTATACTGATCGTGGTTTCATTGATCCTGATGATAAGAAACAGTTGGAGGACATGAATACTTACTTCCGAATGCCCTTCTTCCAAGGAATTGATGCCTTTTATGCTCCTGAGTGGGTCAAGAAAACAATTTGGTATCAGATTTTTCCTGAAAGATTTGCTAACGGTGATAAGACAAACGATCCTGCTAGTACAAAAGCATGGGATCCAGATACTAGGCCTGGACGGCAAGACTTTTACGGTGGTGACCTTCAAGGAGTACTTGACCACCTCGATCATCTACAGAAGCTAGGAGTTAATGGAATTTACTTTAATCCGCTATTTAAGGCACCGTCAAATCATAAGTACGATACGGAAGACTATTACCAAATTGATCCTCATTTTGGTGATGCTAGGCTTTTCAAAAAAGTCGTTAGGGAGGCTCATAAAAGAGGAATCCGGGTGATGCTTGATGCAGTCTTTAACCACATTGGCGATAAGTCGCCGCAGTGGCAAGATGTCCTCAAAAACGGTAAGGATTCAAGGTACAGTGGCTGGTTTCACATAAATAAGTTTCCAGCTACTTATACCCAGACGGATAATTTTGAGTTTACACCAGATGCAACATATGATACGTTTGACTATACGCCTCATATGCCAAAATTGAATACAGCTAGTCAAGAATTTCAAGACTACCTGTTAGGAATTGCAAAGTATTGGGTAGAGAATTTTGATATCGATGCTTGGCGATTAGATGTTGCAAATGAGATTGACCACCACTTCTGGCGGCGGTTCCACCAAGAAATGGTTGCCCTGAAACCGGATTTCTATATTCTTGGTGAGATTTGGCACACTTCACAGGCTTGGCTTAATGGGGATGAATTTAGTGGGGTTATGAATTACAGCTATACTACGGCGATTTTGCACCACTTCATTAATCATGAACTGAGCAGTAATCAGATGATTGAACAGTTGAGCACGCAACTGATGAAGTATCGTGATCAAACTAATCAGATGATGTTTAATGTTCTTGATTCACACGATACAGCACGGATAATGACTCTAGCCCATAATAATGTTGACCTAGTTCAACAGACCTTTGCATTTACTTTTCTGCAGCCTGGTGTCCCATCCATTTATTATGGAACCGAATACGGAATGACTGGTGAAAATGATCCTGACTGTCGTAAACCGATGAACTGGCACCCCGATGGTAAGGCAAAGCAAATTTTTGCCTTCTTCCAGCAGTTAAACGAGTTACGTCGCCAAAACTGGCAATTACTTTCTGAGGGGGAATTAAGCTTACAGGTACTTAAAAATGGCTTGATTGAGGTTCGACGACAGTTTAATGGCCGTGAACTGGTTGGACTGTTTAATACAAGCAATCAAACTGTTACAATTGATGGTAACGGACAAGAAGTCCTCAGTCAAAATTATGAGGGTCGACAGCTTACTCAGGATGGTTTCTTAATTTATCGGAAATAA
- a CDS encoding serine dehydratase beta chain, whose product MTENYRSVFDIIGPIMIGPSSSHTAGAVAIGRVARQVLGQTPVRVTVHYYESFAQTHQGHGTDYAIVAGLLQMDPADPRVPNSRELASQAGIEINFVEEPGASPIGHPNTAVLDLVGATKQTSLSGCSVGGGIIEVRELVLEGVAIQPSGPLPIVLFQAPVADQAKQEQGRLLINDLEWKAPFIKQQVFTSPHSTIWTFDLKDYLQDDLRTYLLQTYPGIICLEES is encoded by the coding sequence ATGACGGAAAATTACCGGAGTGTTTTTGATATCATTGGCCCGATCATGATTGGACCTTCTAGTTCACATACGGCCGGGGCGGTTGCAATTGGTCGGGTGGCCCGCCAGGTGCTCGGTCAGACGCCGGTTCGGGTGACGGTCCACTACTATGAATCGTTTGCCCAGACCCACCAGGGCCACGGCACCGATTACGCCATCGTGGCCGGCCTCTTGCAAATGGATCCGGCTGACCCGCGAGTGCCCAATTCGCGCGAACTGGCGAGCCAGGCCGGGATTGAGATCAACTTCGTCGAAGAACCCGGCGCAAGCCCGATTGGTCACCCCAACACGGCGGTGCTCGACCTGGTCGGCGCCACCAAGCAGACCAGTCTGTCCGGCTGCTCGGTCGGCGGCGGAATCATTGAGGTCCGTGAACTGGTCCTGGAAGGGGTGGCGATTCAACCGTCTGGCCCCCTGCCAATTGTCCTCTTCCAGGCCCCGGTCGCCGATCAAGCCAAGCAAGAGCAGGGGCGCTTGTTAATTAACGACCTGGAGTGGAAGGCCCCCTTTATCAAGCAACAGGTCTTTACCAGCCCGCACAGCACGATTTGGACCTTTGACCTCAAGGACTACCTGCAAGACGACTTGCGGACCTATTTACTACAAACCTACCCGGGCATCATTTGTTTAGAGGAGTCGTAA